From Nicotiana tabacum cultivar K326 chromosome 20, ASM71507v2, whole genome shotgun sequence, one genomic window encodes:
- the LOC107813554 gene encoding alpha/beta hydrolase domain-containing protein VTE7-like isoform X1: MATHSSSLYVCMSSRKPNATMLTVLSARAGGAPPPTLFFGIGSKRKCWNFKPFRIWAGKFPDFLPKQVENIKDPFARKLASRIERLPVNFSKGCVMSSCVKPKEQTEANPVVLLHGFDSTCLEWRYALPLLEEAGLETWAVDILGWGFSDLERLPSCDVASKRDHLYQLWSTYIKRPMVLVGPSLGSAVAIDFSVNYPEAVDRLVLIDACVYAEGTGSLATLPKALAYAGVYLLKSIPLRLYATSLTFNGLPLNTCIDWTNIGRLHCLLPWWEDTTVNFMISGGYNVIDQIQHVKQKTLIIWGEDDQIIDYKLAVRLHCELPNAIICQVLKCGHIPHVEKPDAVSRLILEFIHSDQS, translated from the exons ATGGCTACTCACTCTTCTTCTTTGTATGTATGTATGAGTAGCAGAAAACCCAATGCCACTATGCTAACAGTTCTCTCAGCCAGAGCTGGTGGTGCTCCGCCACCAACACTTTTCTTTGGAATTGGATCCAAAAGAAAATGTTGGAATTTTAAGCCTTTTAGAATATGGGCTGGTAAATTTCCGGATTTTCTTCCTAAACAAGTGGAGAATATTAAAGATCCTTTTGCTAGAAAATTGGCTTCAAGAATTGAAAGATTACCA GTAAACTTTTCGAAGGGTTGTGTCATGAGTAGTTGCGTGAAGCCAAAAGAACAGACAGAGGCCAATCCAGTTGTGCTTCTCCATGGTTTTGATAG CACATGTTTAGAGTGGAGGTACGCACTTCCATTGCTTGAGGAAGCTGGGTTGGAGACATGGGCAGTTGATATCCTTGGATGGGGTTTCTCTGATTTAG AAAGGCTTCCATCGTGTGATGTAGCTTCCAAGCGTGATCATCTGTACCAG TTGTGGTCTACCTACATCAAGAGGCCAATGGTACTTGTCGGACCGAGTCTTGGATCTGCTGTTGCTATTGACTTCTCTGTCAACTATCCAGAAGCA GTGGATAGGCTGGTTTTAATCGATGCATGTGTTTATGCGGAAGGTACAGGAAGCCTCGCAACCTTACCAAAAGCATTAGCTTATGCTGGG GTCTACTTGTTGAAAAGCATACCACTTCGTTTATACGCAACATCATTGACTTTCAATGGCTTACCATTAAATACCTGCATAGACTGGACTAAT ATAGGTCGTCTACATTGTTTATTACCTTGGTGGGAGGATACAACAGTGAATTTCATGATCAGTGGAGGTTACAATGTCATTGATCAGATACAACAT GTCAAGCAGAAAACACTGATAATATGGGGTGAAGATGATCAGATTATTGACTACAAGCTCGCAGTG AGATTGCATTGTGAACTGCCAAATGCTATTATCTGCCAAGTACTAAAGTGTGGTCATATCCCTCATGTGGAGAAGCCTGATGCTGTCTCCAGGTTGATTTTGGAATTTATTCACTCTGATCAATCATGA
- the LOC107813554 gene encoding alpha/beta hydrolase domain-containing protein VTE7-like isoform X2, whose protein sequence is MATHSSSLYVCMSSRKPNATMLTVLSARAGGAPPPTLFFGIGSKRKCWNFKPFRIWAGKFPDFLPKQVENIKDPFARKLASRIERLPVNFSKGCVMSSCVKPKEQTEANPVVLLHGFDSTCLEWRYALPLLEEAGLETWAVDILGWGFSDLERLPSCDVASKRDHLYQLWSTYIKRPMVLVGPSLGSAVAIDFSVNYPEAVDRLVLIDACVYAEGTGSLATLPKALAYAGVYLLKSIPLRLYATSLTFNGLPLNTCIDWTNIGRLHCLLPWWEDTTVNFMISGGYNVIDQIQHGPHTNFLADHSSRIAAD, encoded by the exons ATGGCTACTCACTCTTCTTCTTTGTATGTATGTATGAGTAGCAGAAAACCCAATGCCACTATGCTAACAGTTCTCTCAGCCAGAGCTGGTGGTGCTCCGCCACCAACACTTTTCTTTGGAATTGGATCCAAAAGAAAATGTTGGAATTTTAAGCCTTTTAGAATATGGGCTGGTAAATTTCCGGATTTTCTTCCTAAACAAGTGGAGAATATTAAAGATCCTTTTGCTAGAAAATTGGCTTCAAGAATTGAAAGATTACCA GTAAACTTTTCGAAGGGTTGTGTCATGAGTAGTTGCGTGAAGCCAAAAGAACAGACAGAGGCCAATCCAGTTGTGCTTCTCCATGGTTTTGATAG CACATGTTTAGAGTGGAGGTACGCACTTCCATTGCTTGAGGAAGCTGGGTTGGAGACATGGGCAGTTGATATCCTTGGATGGGGTTTCTCTGATTTAG AAAGGCTTCCATCGTGTGATGTAGCTTCCAAGCGTGATCATCTGTACCAG TTGTGGTCTACCTACATCAAGAGGCCAATGGTACTTGTCGGACCGAGTCTTGGATCTGCTGTTGCTATTGACTTCTCTGTCAACTATCCAGAAGCA GTGGATAGGCTGGTTTTAATCGATGCATGTGTTTATGCGGAAGGTACAGGAAGCCTCGCAACCTTACCAAAAGCATTAGCTTATGCTGGG GTCTACTTGTTGAAAAGCATACCACTTCGTTTATACGCAACATCATTGACTTTCAATGGCTTACCATTAAATACCTGCATAGACTGGACTAAT ATAGGTCGTCTACATTGTTTATTACCTTGGTGGGAGGATACAACAGTGAATTTCATGATCAGTGGAGGTTACAATGTCATTGATCAGATACAACAT GGCCCTCATACTAATTTTTTGGCGGATCATTCTAGTAGAATTGCGGCTGATTGA
- the LOC107813554 gene encoding alpha/beta hydrolase domain-containing protein VTE7-like isoform X3 codes for MSSCVKPKEQTEANPVVLLHGFDSTCLEWRYALPLLEEAGLETWAVDILGWGFSDLERLPSCDVASKRDHLYQLWSTYIKRPMVLVGPSLGSAVAIDFSVNYPEAVDRLVLIDACVYAEGTGSLATLPKALAYAGVYLLKSIPLRLYATSLTFNGLPLNTCIDWTNIGRLHCLLPWWEDTTVNFMISGGYNVIDQIQHVKQKTLIIWGEDDQIIDYKLAVRLHCELPNAIICQVLKCGHIPHVEKPDAVSRLILEFIHSDQS; via the exons ATGAGTAGTTGCGTGAAGCCAAAAGAACAGACAGAGGCCAATCCAGTTGTGCTTCTCCATGGTTTTGATAG CACATGTTTAGAGTGGAGGTACGCACTTCCATTGCTTGAGGAAGCTGGGTTGGAGACATGGGCAGTTGATATCCTTGGATGGGGTTTCTCTGATTTAG AAAGGCTTCCATCGTGTGATGTAGCTTCCAAGCGTGATCATCTGTACCAG TTGTGGTCTACCTACATCAAGAGGCCAATGGTACTTGTCGGACCGAGTCTTGGATCTGCTGTTGCTATTGACTTCTCTGTCAACTATCCAGAAGCA GTGGATAGGCTGGTTTTAATCGATGCATGTGTTTATGCGGAAGGTACAGGAAGCCTCGCAACCTTACCAAAAGCATTAGCTTATGCTGGG GTCTACTTGTTGAAAAGCATACCACTTCGTTTATACGCAACATCATTGACTTTCAATGGCTTACCATTAAATACCTGCATAGACTGGACTAAT ATAGGTCGTCTACATTGTTTATTACCTTGGTGGGAGGATACAACAGTGAATTTCATGATCAGTGGAGGTTACAATGTCATTGATCAGATACAACAT GTCAAGCAGAAAACACTGATAATATGGGGTGAAGATGATCAGATTATTGACTACAAGCTCGCAGTG AGATTGCATTGTGAACTGCCAAATGCTATTATCTGCCAAGTACTAAAGTGTGGTCATATCCCTCATGTGGAGAAGCCTGATGCTGTCTCCAGGTTGATTTTGGAATTTATTCACTCTGATCAATCATGA
- the LOC107813556 gene encoding alpha/beta hydrolase domain-containing protein VTE7: MLSMLSTRAGVALPTSLALIGPNVRFSISRRLRIRAAEFPDFLPKQVENIKDSSARKLASRIERLPVNLSKGCVLSSCVKPKEQNSANPVVLLHGFDSSCLEWRYTFPMLEEAGLETWAVDILGWGFSDLERLPSCDVASKRDHLYQLWSTYIKRPMVLVGPSLGSAVAIDFSVNYPEAVDRLVLIDASVYAEGTGNLATLPKAVAYAGIYLLKSVPLRLYATSLTFNGLPLSTCIDWTNIGRLHCLLPWWEDATVNFMISGGYNVVSQIEHVKQKTLIIWGEDDQIIDYKLGVRLHCELPNAIIRQIPKCGHIPHVEKPDAVSRLIVEFVRSDQSQRANPDSVSTISVTV; encoded by the exons ATGCTTTCAATGCTCTCAACCAGAGCTGGTGTTGCTCTTCCAACATCACTTGCTCTAATTGGACCCAACGTAAGATTCTCCATTTCGAGGCGTTTAAGGATCCGAGCTGCTGAATTTCCGGATTTTCTTCCTAAACAAGTCGAGAATATCAAAGACTCTTCTGCTAGAAAATTGGCTTCACGAATTGAAAGACTACCT GTAAACTTATCAAAGGGTTGTGTCTTGAGTAGTTGTGTGAAGCCAAAAGAACAGAACTCTGCCAACCCAGTCGTGCTGCTCCATGGTTTTGATAG CTCATGTTTAGAGTGGAGGTACACATTTCCGATGCTTGAGGAGGCTGGGCTGGAGACATGGGCAGTTGATATCCTTGGATGGGGTTTCTCTGATTTAG AAAGGCTTCCATCATGTGATGTAGCTTCCAAGCGTGATCATCTTTACCAG TTGTGGTCTACCTACATCAAGAGGCCAATGGTACTTGTCGGACCGAGTCTTGGATCTGCTGTTGCCATTGACTTCTCTGTCAACTATCCAGAAGCA GTGGATAGGCTGGTTTTAATCGATGCAAGTGTTTATGCGGAAGGTACAGGAAACCTTGCAACCTTACCTAAAGCAGTAGCTTATGCTGGG ATCTACTTGTTGAAAAGTGTTCCACTTCGCTTATATGCAACATCATTAACTTTCAATGGCTTACCATTGAGTACCTGCATAGACTGGACTAAT ATTGGCCGCTTACATTGTTTGTTACCTTGGTGGGAGGATGCAACAGTGAATTTCATGATCAGCGGAGGTTACAATGTTGTTTCTCAGATAGAACAT GTCAAGCAGAAAACACTAATAATATGGGGTGAAGACGATCAGATAATTGACTACAAGCTCGGAGTG AGATTGCACTGTGAACTGCCAAATGCTATTATACGCCAAATACCAAAGTGCGGCCATATCCCTCATGTGGAGAAGCCCGATGCTGTCTCCAGGTTGATCGTGGAATTCGTTCGCTCTGATCAATCACAAAGGGCAAATCCTGACTCTGTCTCCACCATCTCTGTTACTGTTTGA
- the LOC107813557 gene encoding PLASMODESMATA CALLOSE-BINDING PROTEIN 2-like — protein sequence MATAFVLSLILFLAFTGYSSGANYCLCKDGVGDSLMQKSIDYACGNGADCTGILQNGPCYNPNTIKDHCSYAVNSYYQKKAASGATCDFSGTATLSSNPPSSSTSGCYQTTPGNTGGGTTTVPGTTTNPGTGTGTGTGTGTSTGTGTGTGTTTGINNPTFGLGPTGSGGYNPDGSGTETLHQNTVFFTIAILFTSLVFLRL from the exons ATGGCTACTGCTTTTGTACTGTCTTTAATACTTTTCTTGGCTTTCACTGGTTACTCAA GTGGTGCTAATTACTGTTTGTGCAAAGATGGGGTAGGAGACAGTCTTATGCAGAAGAGCATAGATTATGCTTGTGGAAATGGAGCTGACTGTACTGGTATCCTTCAAAATGGACCTTGTTACAACCCTAACACTATCAAAGATCACTGCAGTTATGCTGTAAATAGCTATTATCAGAAGAAAGCTGCATCTGGTGCAACCTGTGACTTTTCTGGAACtgcaactttgagttcaaatcCACCATCTT CCTCTACTTCTGGATGTTATCAGACAACTCCTGG AAACACTGGCGGAGGTACCACAACTGTACCAGGAACCACAACAAATCCCGGCACCGGCACCGGGACTGGGACTGGCACGGGCACTAGCACCGGCACTGGGACTGGCACGGGAACTACAACAGGTATTAACAATCCTACTTTTGGGCTAGGACCAACAGGAAGTGGTGGCTACAATCCAGATGGCAGTGGCACAGAGACTCTTCATCAAAATACTGTCTTTTTCACTATAGCCATTTTGTTTACAAGCTTGGTATTCTTAAGACTCTAA
- the LOC142174860 gene encoding uncharacterized protein LOC142174860 — protein sequence MRSFGVLDHGGRSESHHQQDNVHHGMSTHYDFENEQVEPPVLTQFPEDNIFNLDLADAQSQEENINYDNNTDESEDDTPFHDEGGDEEEENDGHDLTREHAPSPVRPRVYESHVSFHSRHIPYLDHLPSMPDVDALTRDFDEIRTAM from the exons atgcgtagttttggtgtgttggatcatggtggtcgatccgagagtcatcaccaacaggataatgttcatcatggaatgtcaacacattacgactt tgaaaacgagcaagttgaaccacctgtCTTGACTCAATTTCCCGAAGACAACATATTTAATCTGGATCTAgcagatgcacagagtcaggAAGAGAACATTAATTATGACAACAATACCGATGAGTCCGAAGATGACACGCCCTTTCATGATGAGGGTGGTGATGAGGAAGAAGAGAATGATGGAcatgatttgacgagggagcatgctccatcccccgttagaccaagagtgtacgagtctcacgtgtcgtttcattcaagacATATTCCTTACCTTGATCATTTGCctagtatgccggatgtggatgcccttacaagggattttgatgaaattcgaaCAGCAATGtag